The Micromonospora siamensis genome contains the following window.
CGCGACTAGGGTCGACCCATGTTCCGCTCGCCGCAGGTCATCCTGTTCAGCGAGGACGTCCCTCGGGCCGCCGCGTTCTATTTGGGGCTCGGCTTCACCGAGACGTTCCGGGTGCCGGCCGAGGGCGAGCCGATCCACGTCGACCTGATCCTCGACGGCTACAAGATCGGCATCGCGTCGGCACGGTCCACCCGGGACGACCACGGCCTGGACCCGATCAGCCAGGGCCAGCGGGCCGCCGTCATCCTCTGGACCGACGACACCGCCGCCGCTTTCGCCGAGGTCACGGCCGCCGGGGCCGCCGCCCTGGCGGCGCCGTACCGGTGGCTAGACCGGTTGCTGATCGCCTGGGTCGCCGACCCGGACGGCAACCCGATCCAGCTGGTCCAGCCCCTCTGAGCTGCCCCGGCCGCCCCCGGTCGTCTGCTGTGGACCGCGCGCCCGGACCCGCCACCGCGTCGGCTGCCGGCAGGTCACGCGGCTGCGCGGCAATGGTGCGCCGCCCCACCGGGTGGGCCGTCCGCCGCCTACAGACTTGAGAGCGTCAACGACTCAGCAGCCGGTGCGGATCCGTTCTCCGCCGGGCAGGGCGGAGGCTCCGCCGATCCCCGGAAGGCCCGGAGGCTTTCGTGAGTCGTCCGTGCTCTCAAGTCTGTAGGCGGCGAACAAGCACCTCGCCGCCCGAGAACGCGACGCGGACAAGCGGCAACGACCCTTGACCGCCGCTTCGGAAAGCCCGGCCACCACGCGCCGAGCCGGCCGGCTCAGCCGGTGAGCTGGTCGCGGACGAGGGCCAGCAGCTCGGCGTGCGTCTGCTCGTCCGCGGCGACGAGCAGCCCGACCGGGCCGGCCGCGAGCGGCGCACCGCGCAGGTCGGTCACCACACAGCCGGCCGCCCGGCACAGCGCGATCCCGGCCGCGAAGTGGACGCTGTCGGCGACCGCACCGTCGGTCAGGTAGGCGGCCCGCCGGCCCGCGGCCACCCAGGTGAGCGCCAGGGTGGTGGAGAGCACCCGGGGCCCGAACCGGGCGACGAACCGGTCGTCGGCGAGCAGCCGGGCGGCCCGGAAGGCGGAGGCGTTCGGGAACGGCGGGTCCAGGTTGACGTCCACCAGCCGGGACTCCCCGGTCGGTGCGAGCGGCTCGTCCGTGCCGGCGTGGCGGACGGACGCACGGGCGCCGTCGGTCCAGAAGACCTCGTCGGTGAACGGGTCCGCCATGGCAGCCGCGCTGACGTGGGAACCGGTGCGCAGGGCCACGTTCACCGCCACCAGCTGGGTCCGCGCGGCGAAGTTGAGGGTGCCGCAGAGCGGGTCGACCAGCCAGGTGCGCGCGGCGTCGGTGCCGCCGGTCCGCCCGCTCTCTTCCGCGAGCACGGCGTCGTCCGGCCGGGCCGTGCGCAGCACGTCCAGGATGGCCTGCTCGGCCTCGATGTCCGCCGCCGTGGCGAAGTCCGTCGGCGACTTGTCGAACCGGGCGAGCACGGTGCCGTAACGGACGCGGACCACGTGGGCACCGGCCGACGCGGCAGCCACGGCCAGTTCAGAATCGGGGATCGACATGCCCGGGAGCGTAGCCGGGGCATCGGGGCCCGCCGCCCCGTCGACAGCGGGACACCGCCACAGCGGGTCAACGAGTCGATCTGCGGGCGCACGGCCCGTCGTGGTCGGCCCGGAGCAGGCACCGCCGGCCGCCGGGCAGCCGCAGGTCGCAGAAGACCCGATGGCGTACGCCCTGGTCGTCCTCGGCGGACACGGTGGTCTCCCCCGGGTCCGCGGCCGGCAGCAGGCCCGCCCACCGCGCCACCACCCGGGCCAGCCGCAGGGCCGCGGCCAGGTCGGTCGTGACCAACGGCAGGTGTACGACGAAGCGCTCCCGCCCGACCCTCACCGCCGGGCCGCCTGGCCCCGTTGCGCCTGCTCGGACTGCCAGCGGCGCAGCGCCTCCTTGATCCGGGCCGTCTCCAGGCGGCTCTCGCGGAGCGCGTCGTGGACCGCGGCGAGATCACCGGCGACCCGCTCCAGAAAGGTCTGCACCTCGTCCGGGTCCAGGCCACGGCGGCCGAGGCGGGTCCACCGGAACTGCCGCTCCCGCACCTGCCAGGGCAGCAACGGCAGGTACGCCGACGATCGGTAGTTCGCTCCCGGCCCACGGGTCCGGAGCGGTCGCTGGTTCCGGCCGGTACGCCGCAGCAAGGCACGCAAGGTCTCCACCTCTCGGAGTCGGGCTGGAAGGGGTGGTCGACCCGCCCGCCGCGCGCGGGCCGACCACCCCGCCCCACCACCGCAGCTCCGATCAGCAGTACGACAGCAGGGCCGCGCACAGCGAAGGACACCTTCGGGTGAGGGTGTTCGGTCACCCGACGAGCACCCTTCGCTAACGGCGACTCTAGCAAGAGGGCAATGTTCCAACAATGCCAACATGGCTCGTAGCCACAGGGGCACAAGGCTTGACGAATGACCATCGATCCGTATTCGCACACCCCGGTCTATGTGCAACTCGCCGACCTGATCCGCGAGCGGATCGAGTCCGGCAGTCTTCCTGCCGGCGCGCCCGTCGGAACCGAACTGCAGCTCAGCCAGGAGCACGGGATCGGCCGGGACGCGGTGCGCATGGCCATCTCGCTGCTGCGGTCCGAGGGACTGGTCACCACGACCCGTCCGATGGGCACGCGGGTACGCGAGACGCCCACCCGGCGGCAGGTCGAGCTGGCGCCGGGGGCGACCGTGGTGGCGCGGATGCCCAGCGGCAAGGAGCGGCGGGCGATGCAGTTGGACGAGGGCGTACCGATCCTGGAGGTGCGCAATCCCGGCGGCGCCGTCGAGGTGCTGCCCGGCGATGAGGTGGAACTCATCCGGCCCGAGGCCTGACCGGTGGTCGCCGCAACTACCGGAAAGATCAGCAGCCCAGCGACCTGTGGACGTTCAAGCGCTCCGGTCCGCCCCTTCAGCGACCCGCGAACGACGCGCCGACCCGCTCGAGCTGAGATTGTTCTAAAATCGAACACGTGGCGACAACTGACAGCGAGGCGATGGGCCGCCGTATCGCGGAAGCCCGCGCTCGCACCGGCCTGACCCAAGAAGAACTTGCGGCACAGATCTCTATCGACCGCTCCGCGCTCGCCAAGATCGAGAAGGGGTCGCGCAGAGTTTCCGCTCTGGAACTCGCCCGCATCGCGCACGTCCTGCAGGAGCGGATCGAGTGGTTCGTGCTGGACACTCCGCCAGCGATCGTCTCGCACCGCAACGTCACCGAACCTGGGGCGGCGAGCCCTGCCATCGATCAGGTGGCCGAGAGGATCGCCTGGCACGTCGAATTCGTCGACAAGAACGACGACCGATTGGCACTCGTTTCGCCGGAGTTCATGGCGCGGCCCCGCAGCCCCGAGGAGGTAGAGAAGGCTGCCGCGACCGCTCGACGGCTTCTGCGCCTAGACACCTCAGAGCCATGCTTCGACGTTTCGAAGCGCCTGGCCCATGTGGGCCTGTTCACGTTCGCCTTCGATCTGGGGGCGGACGCAGCAGACGCCGCCTCACTCCATCTGCGCCAGGGTGGGATCGCGCTCATCAACGGCCATCTGCACGTCGGCCGACGGCGACTGGCCGCCGCCCACGAATTCGGCCACTACCTGTTTGCCGACGAGTACACCGTCGACTGGAGGGTCGGCGAGAGTGAGGACGACGCCGCGTGGGAGGCACGACTGGACAGATTCGGTCGCGCTTTACTCCTGCCGCCACAGGCCGTGCGGGCCAGTTGGAGCACTCTGCGCTCCCAAGGTGATGATCTGCGGACGGCATCGGTCAAGCTCGCCAGCGCCTTCCGGGTGGACATGTCGACCCTGGCTCGTCGACTCCTCGAACTCGAACTCGTACCGCCGAGTGAGGCTCACAGGGTGCGGCAGACCCGCACCACTCGTGCCGACATCATCGAGTTCAACCTTCTGGTGAACGACGAGTTGGCCGCGCCCCACCTGCCGCAGGCATACCAGGCGGCAGTTCTGCGTCTCTACCGCCAGGAGACAGTCACCGCGGCCCGAGCCACTGACCTACTGTTCGACACCTGGGACGAGGACGATCTACCGGAACTGCCGAAGTTGCCGCAGAGCGCCGTTTGGAACCTCGTGTGAACGCCGAGGACGGTGCGGCCGCGCACGATGAGGAGCGAGAGATACTGGTGTTCGACACCAGCCCCCTGGTGCACTTCGCACGGCAGAACTGGCTGGGAGTGTTAAAGGCGGTCGTCGGAGATCGTCTAGCCCTCGTGCCCGATGTCGTGGTGGACGAGTTGCAACAGTTCGCGGCCGTGGACAGTCGGGTGAAGGCAGTGCTGGAAGCCTCCTGGATCGAGCCCCGAGAGTTGCGGAGCCCTGCCGAAATCTTGGCATTCGCCGAGTTCTCACAATTTCTGGTCAGAGGAGAACGTAACAAGGGCGAAGCAGGTGTCCTCGCCTTGGCGTCGACCATCGGTGGAATCGCAGTCGTCGACGACGGCGCTGGACGGAAGGCCGCCCAGCGGGCAGGAGTTCACCTGCGCGGAACCCTCGGACTGCTCTGCGACGCCATCCGGAAGAACCTCCTGACCATCGCGCTGGTGAGCGCGTTGGCTGACGACCTACTTGCCAGCGAGTACCGTCTGCCGTTCAAGCACGGCGAGTTCGAAAAATGGGCCATCGAGAACGGCCTGTGTTAGGGCTGTCTGTTCGTCCGGCAGGTGGTGGGGTACGGGATCGGGACACGACCGGAACGGAGACACCCCTGATGCGCTACACCACTCTCGGATCCACCGGCCTCGAGGTGTCCGCCCTCTGCCTCGGCTGCATGAGCTACGGCGTACCCGACCGTGGCCCGCACCCGTGGTCGCTGCCGGAGGATCAGGCCCGCCCGTTCATCAAGCAGTCGATCGAGGCGGGGATCAACTTCTTCGACACCGCCAACGTCTACTCCGACGGCACCAGCGAGGAGATCGTCGGCCGGGCCCTCAACGAGTACGCCCGCCGCGAGGAGGTGGTCATCGCCACCAAGGTGCACGGCCGGATGCGGCCCGGGCCGAACGGCGCCGGCCTGTCCCGCAAGCACATCATGACCGAGATCGACAACAGCCTGCGCCGGCTCGGCACCGACTACGTGGACCTCTACCAGATCCACCGGCTGGACCCCGGCACGCCCATGGAGGAGACCCTCGAAGCGCTGCACGACCTGGTCCGGGCCGGCAAGGTGCGCTACCTCGGCGCTTCCTCCATGTACGCGTGGCAGTTCGCCAAGGCGCTGTTCCTGGCCGACGCGCACGGCTGGACCCGGTTCGTGTCCATGCAGCCGCACTACAACCTGCTCTACCGCGAGGAGGAGCGGGAGATGCTGCCGCTCTGCGCCGACCAGGGCGTCGGGGTCATCCCGTGGAGCCCGCTGGCCCGGGGCCGGCTCACCCGCGACTGGGACGAGACCACCGAGCGTTCCGGGACGGACGAGTTCGGTCGTACCCTCTATGCCGGCACCGAGGCCGACGACCGGCGGGTGGTCGACGCGGTCGCCGCGGTGGCCAAGGCCCGGGGCGTGCCCCGCGCGCAGGTCGCGCTCTCCTGGCTGGCCGACCGGCCCGGTGTCACCGCGCCCATCGTCGGCGCCACCAGGCCGCACCACCTCACCGACGCCGTCGCCGCCCTCGACCTGCACCTCACCGACGAGGAGAACGAGACGCTGGAGAGCCCCTACCGGCCGCACCCCGTCCTCGGCTTCTCCTGAGTACGGCGGCTCATGTGCCGACGGTGCCGTCCGGGCCACGCTGGGCGGCATGACTGCCACTTCCACGCCCTCGCGCCCGCGGCCCGGCGGTCCGGTCGTCGGACTCCTGGTGCTGCTCTGGATCGGTGGCCTGCTCGCGGCCGGCTGGTGGTTGTTCAGCATCGGCATGGAGCAGTGGGCCGCCTCGTACTCCCCGCCGGACGCCGCGTCGGCGGAGCTGGAGCGGCGGGCGTCCCGGGCCGGGACGACCCTGGTCCTCGTCGTGGCGGGCGGGCCGCTGGTGATCGCGCTGGTGGCGTACGGGATGCGGCTGGTCCGGACCGCGGTCGTCTTCCTGGTGCTGACGCTGCTGCTCGGCGGTCCCGCGCTGGTGCTGGGCGCGGCGGCCAACCGGGATCGGCAGCCGCCCGTCCCGCCGCCGTCGGCCCCGGGGCACTGTGTCGAACTCAGCGGTGGCGACACCCGTTGCCCGGGCGGCTGACCCGCCCGGCCCGGTCAGCCGCCGAGGACGATGAACTCGTTGCCGTCCGGGTCGGCCAGCACCACGGCGCCGTCCGCGGCGGCCCCCAGCCGGGTCGCTCCGAGCGAGACGAGCCGGTCGACCTCGGCCCGCTGGTCGCCGTCGGGCGGGGCGAGCTCGAAGCGCTGCGGGTTGCGTACCTCCTTCGCGGCCACCGGGGGCCCGCCCCACGCGGCCTTCGTGCCGCCGTGCGGCGACTGGACCGCGGTCTCCTCGTCCTGGTCCCACACCAGCGGCCAGTCGAGCACCGCGCTCCAGAAGAGGCCGACCTGCCGGGTGCCGTCGCAGGCCACCTCGCCGAGCGGGCCGCAGCCGGCGAGGAAGTTGTTCTCCGGCTCGATCACACAGAACGCGTTGCCCTCCGGGTCGGCCAGGACGACGTGCCCCTCGTCGGGGCGCTGCCCGACGTCCAGGTGACCGGCGCCGAGCCGCAGCGCCGCCGCCACCACCTGCTGCTGGTCGCCGGAGACGTCGCTGGTCACATGCAGGTGCAGGCGGCGGTGCGGGCCGCCCTCGTCCGGGCCGGCCGGGACGAAGCGGAGGGCGACCTGGGTGTCCGTGCCGGGCACCAGCGCACCCCGGGCGTCCTCGACCACCTCCCGGCCGAGCAGGTTGGCCCAGAACCGCGCCAGGCGGGTGGGATCGTCCGCGTCGAAGGCCACCGTCAGCGTTCGCGAGAGCATCCCTGCACCGTAGACACGGGGCAGCGCCGCGCCAACCGAGTTACTACGCTGCCGGGATGGCAGTCACCGATGGGCCGACGTCGGAGTTCCCGCCGGACCAGGTGCCCGGTCGAGGACGCGACTGGTACCGGGGGGACTGCCATGTCCACTCGACGCACTCCAACGGTGGGGAGCTGACACCCGACCAGCTGGCGGCGGACGCCCGGGCCGTCGGGTTGGACTTCGTGGCGACCACGGAACACAACAACTGCGCCGGGCACCGGGACTGGGCTCCGTACGCCGACGACCTGCTGGTGATCCTGGGTCAGGAGGTCGTCACCCGGACCGGGCACTGGCTCGCGCTCGGCCTCGAACCGGAACAGGTCGTCGACTGGCGGTACGGAGTGCGC
Protein-coding sequences here:
- a CDS encoding helix-turn-helix domain-containing protein, whose protein sequence is MATTDSEAMGRRIAEARARTGLTQEELAAQISIDRSALAKIEKGSRRVSALELARIAHVLQERIEWFVLDTPPAIVSHRNVTEPGAASPAIDQVAERIAWHVEFVDKNDDRLALVSPEFMARPRSPEEVEKAAATARRLLRLDTSEPCFDVSKRLAHVGLFTFAFDLGADAADAASLHLRQGGIALINGHLHVGRRRLAAAHEFGHYLFADEYTVDWRVGESEDDAAWEARLDRFGRALLLPPQAVRASWSTLRSQGDDLRTASVKLASAFRVDMSTLARRLLELELVPPSEAHRVRQTRTTRADIIEFNLLVNDELAAPHLPQAYQAAVLRLYRQETVTAARATDLLFDTWDEDDLPELPKLPQSAVWNLV
- a CDS encoding VOC family protein; translated protein: MLSRTLTVAFDADDPTRLARFWANLLGREVVEDARGALVPGTDTQVALRFVPAGPDEGGPHRRLHLHVTSDVSGDQQQVVAAALRLGAGHLDVGQRPDEGHVVLADPEGNAFCVIEPENNFLAGCGPLGEVACDGTRQVGLFWSAVLDWPLVWDQDEETAVQSPHGGTKAAWGGPPVAAKEVRNPQRFELAPPDGDQRAEVDRLVSLGATRLGAAADGAVVLADPDGNEFIVLGG
- a CDS encoding DUF6234 family protein, with the translated sequence MTATSTPSRPRPGGPVVGLLVLLWIGGLLAAGWWLFSIGMEQWAASYSPPDAASAELERRASRAGTTLVLVVAGGPLVIALVAYGMRLVRTAVVFLVLTLLLGGPALVLGAAANRDRQPPVPPPSAPGHCVELSGGDTRCPGG
- a CDS encoding inositol monophosphatase family protein, encoding MSIPDSELAVAAASAGAHVVRVRYGTVLARFDKSPTDFATAADIEAEQAILDVLRTARPDDAVLAEESGRTGGTDAARTWLVDPLCGTLNFAARTQLVAVNVALRTGSHVSAAAMADPFTDEVFWTDGARASVRHAGTDEPLAPTGESRLVDVNLDPPFPNASAFRAARLLADDRFVARFGPRVLSTTLALTWVAAGRRAAYLTDGAVADSVHFAAGIALCRAAGCVVTDLRGAPLAAGPVGLLVAADEQTHAELLALVRDQLTG
- a CDS encoding DivIVA domain-containing protein — translated: MRALLRRTGRNQRPLRTRGPGANYRSSAYLPLLPWQVRERQFRWTRLGRRGLDPDEVQTFLERVAGDLAAVHDALRESRLETARIKEALRRWQSEQAQRGQAARR
- a CDS encoding GntR family transcriptional regulator, with product MTIDPYSHTPVYVQLADLIRERIESGSLPAGAPVGTELQLSQEHGIGRDAVRMAISLLRSEGLVTTTRPMGTRVRETPTRRQVELAPGATVVARMPSGKERRAMQLDEGVPILEVRNPGGAVEVLPGDEVELIRPEA
- a CDS encoding VOC family protein; translated protein: MFRSPQVILFSEDVPRAAAFYLGLGFTETFRVPAEGEPIHVDLILDGYKIGIASARSTRDDHGLDPISQGQRAAVILWTDDTAAAFAEVTAAGAAALAAPYRWLDRLLIAWVADPDGNPIQLVQPL
- a CDS encoding aldo/keto reductase — encoded protein: MRYTTLGSTGLEVSALCLGCMSYGVPDRGPHPWSLPEDQARPFIKQSIEAGINFFDTANVYSDGTSEEIVGRALNEYARREEVVIATKVHGRMRPGPNGAGLSRKHIMTEIDNSLRRLGTDYVDLYQIHRLDPGTPMEETLEALHDLVRAGKVRYLGASSMYAWQFAKALFLADAHGWTRFVSMQPHYNLLYREEEREMLPLCADQGVGVIPWSPLARGRLTRDWDETTERSGTDEFGRTLYAGTEADDRRVVDAVAAVAKARGVPRAQVALSWLADRPGVTAPIVGATRPHHLTDAVAALDLHLTDEENETLESPYRPHPVLGFS